From a region of the Meiothermus cerbereus DSM 11376 genome:
- a CDS encoding carbohydrate ABC transporter permease, whose protein sequence is MLTIRQTRLAWLLVLPTLLVVAFVAGYPLAQVFYYSFHRADISFVEPTEFVGFKNYIFLLQDPDFRGALWNTLRFTVASVFLETVLGLAIALVIHSNFRGRGIVRAAILIPWAIPTVVSAKMWQWMLNDIYGVINVILLNTGLVANKIAFLANPNTVLWAMVAVDVWKTTPFMALLLLAGLQLIPSDIYEAADIDGASRWQQFWTLTLPLLTPALVVALIFRTLDALRVFDVIFVMVGVNTATRSLAIYNRQTLIDFQDLGYGSAVSVAILVIIFIFVVLYMRVAGKGVRGED, encoded by the coding sequence ATGCTCACTATTCGACAAACCCGTTTAGCCTGGCTACTGGTATTGCCCACGCTACTGGTGGTGGCGTTTGTGGCGGGCTATCCGCTGGCTCAGGTTTTTTACTACTCGTTTCACCGGGCCGATATCTCTTTTGTAGAACCAACCGAGTTTGTTGGTTTCAAGAATTACATTTTCTTGCTGCAAGACCCCGACTTTAGAGGTGCGCTCTGGAATACCCTGCGCTTTACCGTGGCCTCGGTCTTTCTGGAGACGGTGCTGGGCCTGGCCATCGCCCTGGTGATTCACTCCAACTTCAGGGGTCGGGGTATCGTGCGGGCCGCCATTCTTATTCCCTGGGCCATCCCCACGGTGGTATCGGCCAAGATGTGGCAGTGGATGCTCAACGACATCTACGGGGTCATCAACGTGATTTTGCTCAACACCGGTTTGGTTGCCAACAAAATTGCCTTCCTGGCCAACCCCAATACGGTGCTGTGGGCCATGGTTGCGGTGGATGTTTGGAAAACCACGCCGTTTATGGCCTTGTTGTTGCTGGCCGGTTTGCAGCTCATCCCTTCGGACATCTACGAGGCGGCCGACATCGATGGGGCCAGCCGTTGGCAGCAGTTCTGGACGTTAACCCTCCCGCTCTTGACCCCGGCCTTGGTGGTGGCCCTCATTTTTCGCACCCTGGACGCACTAAGGGTCTTCGATGTGATCTTCGTGATGGTGGGGGTTAATACCGCTACCCGCAGCCTGGCCATCTACAACCGCCAGACCCTGATTGATTTTCAGGACTTGGGTTACGGTTCTGCCGTATCGGTAGCCATCCTGGTTATCATCTTTATCTTTGTTGTGCTGTACATGCGTGTAGCCGGAAAGGGGGTGCGCGGTGAGGACTAA
- a CDS encoding carbohydrate ABC transporter permease gives MRTKGVSYYLGRLLFYALVAFIVVYSVFPFYWAIISSFKTSDALFSPNPSFLPVPFTLSHYQNVFSGAEFGRNLLNSLIVAGGATLICLVMGVMAAYALGRLRFPPKNAVLYLVLAMTMFPQVSVLSGMFVLLRETGLFNTHAGLILSYLLFTLPFTVWVLTGYFRGLPRELEEAAYVDGATPIQTLLRVMLPLTGPGLVTTGLLAFIAAWNEYLFALTFTIGNNVRTVPVAIASFGGATPFEIPWGSIMAASVVVTVPLVIMVLIFQQRIVAGLTAGAVKG, from the coding sequence GTGAGGACTAAAGGCGTGAGCTACTACCTGGGGCGGTTGCTGTTCTATGCGTTGGTGGCATTTATTGTGGTCTACAGCGTGTTTCCCTTTTACTGGGCCATCATCAGCAGCTTTAAGACCAGCGATGCCCTGTTTAGCCCGAACCCGAGCTTCCTGCCCGTCCCATTTACCCTTTCGCACTACCAGAACGTATTCAGCGGTGCGGAGTTTGGCCGGAACCTACTCAACTCACTTATTGTGGCAGGAGGTGCCACCCTAATTTGCCTGGTGATGGGCGTGATGGCGGCCTACGCGCTGGGCCGGCTGCGCTTTCCTCCCAAAAACGCCGTGCTCTACCTGGTGCTGGCCATGACCATGTTCCCACAGGTATCGGTGCTCTCGGGCATGTTTGTGTTGTTGCGGGAGACGGGCCTGTTCAATACGCACGCGGGTTTGATTCTTTCTTACTTGCTTTTTACCCTACCCTTTACAGTTTGGGTGCTGACCGGCTACTTCCGGGGGTTGCCGCGGGAGCTCGAGGAGGCCGCCTATGTGGATGGTGCAACACCCATACAAACCTTGCTCCGGGTGATGTTGCCCCTCACTGGCCCCGGTCTGGTTACCACCGGTTTGTTGGCTTTCATTGCAGCTTGGAACGAGTACCTCTTTGCCCTGACCTTTACCATCGGCAACAATGTCCGCACGGTTCCGGTGGCCATTGCATCTTTTGGTGGGGCTACTCCCTTTGAGATACCCTGGGGCTCGATTATGGCGGCTTCGGTGGTGGTGACGGTGCCGCTGGTGATTATGGTGCTCATCTTCCAGCAGCGCATCGTGGCCGGGCTAACGGCTGGAGCTGTGAAAGGGTAA
- a CDS encoding carboxypeptidase M32 yields MMQEAYRWLWEHSRETAYLASFGRLAGWDQATYIPRKGHAHRAQMQAALAKLLHQRATDPRVGEMLAVVEGSDWLGPPESVEAVNVREWRRAYDHACKIPQRLAVELAQATSEGEAIWQQARPKNDWEAFRPTLKKIFGLTRELADAIGYQDEPYDALLDQYEPGATTKQLEPVFARLRQATVELLKRLDGSTRKPDTSILHRHFPQSAQEAFGREVVAKIGFDLEAGRLDVVAHPFMQGIGPGDVRLTTRYYEDYFNAGFFGIVHEMGHGLYGQGLLPEHFGTPMGSEISLGIHESQSRTWENLVARSLGFWRHFWPRAQQHFSSLGDVRLEDFHFAINEVKPSLIRVEADEVTYNLHIMIRFEVELALLRGELSIDDVPEAWDTKYQEYLGVRSAEIRDGVMQDVHWSAGLIGYFPTYTLGNLYAAQFFARAEQELGSLEAQFAQGEFTPLLEWTRKNIHHQGSRYWPRDLVRVVTGQDLNPQFLIDNLNLKYSALYAV; encoded by the coding sequence ATGATGCAAGAAGCATACCGATGGCTTTGGGAACACAGCAGAGAAACCGCCTATCTGGCCTCCTTTGGCAGGCTGGCCGGCTGGGATCAGGCCACCTATATCCCGCGCAAGGGCCATGCCCACCGGGCCCAGATGCAGGCCGCGCTGGCCAAGCTCCTGCACCAGCGGGCCACCGACCCCCGCGTTGGCGAGATGCTGGCGGTTGTAGAGGGCTCGGACTGGCTGGGGCCCCCGGAGTCGGTGGAGGCAGTGAATGTGCGGGAGTGGCGCAGGGCCTACGATCACGCTTGCAAAATTCCCCAGCGGCTGGCGGTTGAACTGGCCCAGGCCACCAGCGAGGGCGAGGCCATCTGGCAGCAGGCCCGACCCAAGAACGACTGGGAGGCTTTTAGGCCAACGCTCAAAAAAATCTTTGGCCTTACCCGTGAGCTTGCCGATGCCATTGGCTACCAGGACGAGCCCTACGATGCCCTGCTTGATCAGTACGAGCCGGGGGCTACCACAAAGCAGCTCGAGCCGGTCTTTGCCCGGCTGCGCCAGGCCACCGTGGAGCTGCTGAAGCGGCTGGATGGCAGCACACGCAAGCCCGACACCAGCATTTTGCACCGCCACTTTCCCCAAAGCGCCCAGGAAGCCTTTGGACGGGAGGTCGTGGCAAAAATAGGCTTTGACCTCGAGGCGGGCCGCCTCGACGTGGTGGCCCACCCTTTTATGCAGGGCATCGGCCCCGGCGACGTGCGCCTGACCACCCGCTACTATGAGGACTACTTCAACGCCGGATTTTTTGGCATTGTGCACGAGATGGGGCACGGGCTCTATGGACAGGGGCTCTTGCCCGAGCACTTCGGTACCCCCATGGGCAGCGAAATCTCGCTGGGTATCCACGAGTCGCAAAGCCGTACCTGGGAAAACCTGGTGGCCCGTAGCCTGGGCTTCTGGCGCCACTTCTGGCCCAGAGCCCAGCAACACTTTTCATCGCTGGGCGATGTGCGCCTCGAGGATTTTCACTTCGCCATCAACGAGGTCAAGCCGAGCCTGATCCGGGTAGAGGCCGACGAAGTCACCTACAACCTGCACATCATGATTCGCTTCGAGGTAGAACTGGCCCTCTTGCGCGGTGAGTTATCCATAGACGATGTGCCCGAGGCCTGGGATACTAAATACCAGGAATACTTAGGGGTTCGCTCAGCGGAAATCCGGGATGGGGTAATGCAAGATGTGCACTGGTCGGCGGGGTTGATTGGCTACTTCCCCACCTACACCCTGGGCAACCTTTACGCAGCGCAGTTTTTTGCCAGGGCCGAACAGGAGCTGGGGTCGCTCGAGGCGCAGTTTGCCCAGGGGGAGTTCACCCCCCTGCTGGAATGGACGCGCAAGAACATCCACCACCAGGGTAGCCGCTACTGGCCCCGCGATCTGGTGCGCGTGGTAACCGGCCAGGATCTGAACCCGCAGTTCTTGATCGACAATCTGAACCTTAAATACTCGGCGCTTTATGCGGTCTGA